A region from the Janthinobacterium agaricidamnosum genome encodes:
- the hflK gene encoding FtsH protease activity modulator HflK has translation MLVSLLKKTGLKLSLNDPRWGNRKDDGKKAQEGKKPGEGPPDLDQLWRDFNQRLNAFFGQKNRPDNGGNNNGGGNGPRPDMKGAGITAGVVGVIAVFIWLASGAFIVQEGQSGVVLTFGQYTRTAPAGLNWRWPYPFQTDETVNVSQVRTVEVGYRTSLRNKQASESLMLTDDENIIDIQFAVQYTLKDPVEWLFSLRDQEDTLRQVAETAIREVVGRSKMDFVLYEGREKVAFDTQKLMQQILEDYKAGVLINNVTMQAVQPPEQVQAAFDDAVKAGQDRERQKNEGQAYANDVIPKARGAAFRLVQEAEAYRAMVTENSEGNASRFKQVLVEYQKAPAVTRDRMYLETMQQVFSSASKVMVDAKTGSNLLYLPLDKLIAQTAATDAAAAAARAAATPAANTVLPQEAMPTVEVNQRRDSRSSRERESR, from the coding sequence ATGCTTGTCTCCCTACTCAAAAAAACAGGCTTGAAGTTGTCCCTGAACGATCCCCGCTGGGGCAATCGCAAGGACGACGGCAAGAAAGCCCAAGAAGGCAAAAAGCCCGGCGAAGGTCCGCCGGACCTCGATCAGTTGTGGCGCGATTTCAATCAGCGCCTGAACGCCTTTTTCGGACAGAAGAACCGTCCCGACAACGGCGGCAATAACAACGGTGGCGGCAATGGCCCGCGCCCCGACATGAAGGGGGCCGGCATCACCGCCGGCGTCGTTGGCGTGATCGCCGTCTTCATCTGGCTCGCCAGCGGCGCCTTCATCGTGCAAGAGGGCCAGAGCGGCGTGGTGCTGACGTTTGGCCAATACACGCGCACGGCGCCCGCCGGTCTCAACTGGCGCTGGCCGTATCCGTTCCAGACCGATGAAACCGTCAACGTGTCGCAGGTGCGCACGGTGGAAGTGGGTTATCGCACCTCGCTGCGCAACAAGCAGGCCAGCGAGTCGCTGATGCTGACGGATGATGAAAACATCATCGACATCCAGTTCGCGGTGCAGTACACCTTGAAAGATCCCGTGGAATGGCTGTTCAGCCTGCGCGACCAGGAAGACACCTTGCGCCAGGTCGCCGAGACGGCGATCCGCGAAGTGGTCGGCCGCAGCAAGATGGACTTCGTGCTGTATGAAGGCCGCGAAAAAGTGGCTTTTGATACGCAGAAATTGATGCAGCAGATTCTTGAAGATTACAAGGCTGGCGTGTTGATTAACAACGTGACGATGCAGGCCGTGCAGCCGCCGGAGCAGGTGCAAGCCGCCTTCGACGATGCCGTCAAGGCAGGCCAGGACCGTGAACGCCAGAAGAATGAAGGCCAGGCCTACGCCAATGACGTCATTCCGAAAGCCCGCGGCGCAGCATTCCGCCTGGTGCAGGAAGCAGAGGCCTACCGGGCCATGGTGACCGAGAACTCCGAAGGTAACGCGTCGCGCTTCAAGCAGGTGCTGGTCGAGTACCAGAAGGCGCCGGCTGTCACGCGCGACCGCATGTACCTGGAAACGATGCAGCAAGTGTTCAGCAGTGCCAGCAAGGTCATGGTTGACGCCAAGACGGGCAGCAATCTGCTGTATCTGCCGCTCGACAAGTTGATCGCCCAGACGGCTGCCACCGATGCTGCCGCTGCCGCCGCCCGTGCTGCCGCGACACCCGCAGCCAACACCGTTTTGCCACAGGAAGCCATGCCGACAG
- the hflX gene encoding GTPase HflX, whose protein sequence is MRAALVGVDFGHSDFAASMEELMLLSRSAGADPISTITAKRSSPDSAYFVGSGKADEIGDVVVNDGLEIVIFNHALSPAQQRNLEKRLNVRVLDRTSLILDIFAQRAKSHEGKLQVELAQLQHLATRLIRGWTHLERQKGGIGLRGPGETQLETDRRLIGDRVKALRARLEKLHKQRETQRRARGRNHTFSVSLVGYTNAGKSTLFNAVTKAGVYVADQLFATLDTTSRRVYLGQEVGNVVISDTVGFVRELPHQLVAAFRATLEETIHADLLLHVVDAASPVRMEQIEQVNLVLKEIGADHIPQILVWNKIDAAGLEPSVERDEYATISRVFVSAQKGSGLDLLRDAIVEMARKAPRSAHLYQNDEAPQEDQFDGQYDQHDGAAPDQDEEPGEDDRISTHSQVGTR, encoded by the coding sequence ATGCGCGCGGCACTAGTCGGGGTTGACTTCGGTCACAGCGACTTCGCCGCCAGCATGGAGGAACTCATGCTGTTGTCGCGTTCGGCTGGCGCGGACCCGATTTCCACCATCACGGCCAAGCGTTCCAGTCCCGATTCCGCGTATTTCGTCGGCAGCGGCAAGGCCGATGAAATTGGCGACGTCGTCGTCAACGATGGCCTGGAAATCGTCATCTTCAATCACGCCCTCTCGCCCGCCCAGCAGCGCAATCTGGAAAAGCGCCTGAATGTGCGCGTGCTCGACCGCACCAGCCTGATCCTCGACATCTTCGCGCAGCGCGCCAAGAGCCACGAGGGCAAGCTGCAAGTCGAGCTGGCCCAGCTGCAGCATCTGGCCACGCGCCTGATCCGCGGCTGGACCCACCTGGAACGGCAAAAGGGCGGTATCGGCTTGCGCGGTCCCGGCGAGACGCAGCTCGAGACCGACCGCCGGCTGATCGGCGACCGTGTCAAGGCCCTGCGCGCGCGCCTGGAAAAACTGCACAAGCAGCGCGAAACGCAGCGCCGCGCGCGCGGCCGCAATCACACATTCTCGGTGTCCCTCGTCGGCTATACCAATGCCGGCAAGTCGACCCTGTTCAATGCCGTGACCAAGGCCGGCGTGTATGTCGCCGACCAGTTGTTCGCCACCCTCGACACCACCTCGCGCCGGGTTTACCTGGGCCAGGAAGTGGGCAACGTGGTGATCTCCGACACGGTCGGCTTCGTACGCGAATTGCCGCACCAGCTGGTGGCTGCCTTTCGCGCCACGCTCGAAGAAACCATTCATGCCGATCTGCTGCTGCACGTCGTCGACGCCGCGTCGCCGGTGCGCATGGAGCAGATCGAGCAGGTCAACCTGGTCTTGAAAGAGATCGGCGCCGATCATATTCCGCAAATCCTCGTGTGGAACAAGATCGATGCGGCCGGGCTGGAGCCTTCGGTGGAACGCGACGAATATGCTACGATCAGTCGCGTGTTCGTCAGTGCGCAGAAGGGCAGCGGGCTCGACCTGCTGCGCGATGCGATCGTCGAGATGGCCAGGAAGGCGCCCCGTTCTGCCCACCTGTATCAGAACGACGAAGCACCGCAGGAAGATCAGTTTGACGGTCAGTACGACCAGCACGATGGCGCCGCCCCGGACCAGGACGAAGAGCCTGGCGAGGACGATAGGATTTCCACCCACTCCCAAGTCGGAACACGATAG
- the hfq gene encoding RNA chaperone Hfq, which translates to MSNKGQLLQDPFLNALRKEHVPVSIYLVNGIKLQGHIESFDQYVVLLRNTVTQMVYKHAISTVVPARAVNLNIESEAE; encoded by the coding sequence ATGAGCAACAAAGGGCAACTGTTACAAGACCCATTCCTCAATGCATTACGCAAAGAGCATGTTCCTGTCTCGATCTACCTGGTCAATGGCATTAAATTGCAGGGCCATATCGAATCGTTCGATCAATATGTCGTATTGCTGCGCAATACGGTGACACAGATGGTGTACAAGCATGCCATCTCGACAGTGGTGCCGGCCCGTGCCGTCAATCTCAATATTGAATCTGAAGCGGAGTAA
- the der gene encoding ribosome biogenesis GTPase Der, which produces MKPVIALVGRPNVGKSTLFNRLTRSRDALVADLPGLTRDRHYGEGRVGERPFLVIDTGGFEPVAKEGIMHQMALQTKQAVAEADVVVFIVDGRQGLTPHDKTIVDFLRKSGRPVLLVVNKSEGMRYTAVVSEFYELGMGDPYAISSAHGDGVNDLVEVMLDLAFAQRPDEPEELEKTDRGIKIALVGRPNVGKSTLINTLLGEERVIAFDMPGTTRDSIEIPFERDGQQYTLIDTAGIRRRGKVFEAIEKFSVVKTLQSISEANVVVLMLDAQQDISEQDAHIAGFILESGRALVVAVNKWDGLQSHQRDEIKIDIDRKLDFLSFAQMHFISALKGTNIGPLMKSLNAAYAAAMCDLSTPKLTRALIEAVEKQEPRRKGSIRPKLRYAHQGGMNPPVIVIHGNALDAVGDPYKRYLEKHFRDTFALVGTPLRIELRTGKNPFARTPSK; this is translated from the coding sequence ATGAAGCCGGTAATTGCACTAGTAGGTCGACCCAATGTTGGGAAATCGACTTTATTCAATCGTCTGACCCGCTCGCGCGATGCGCTGGTGGCGGATTTGCCTGGGTTGACGCGCGATCGTCACTATGGCGAAGGCCGTGTCGGCGAACGTCCCTTCCTCGTCATCGATACGGGTGGTTTCGAACCCGTCGCCAAGGAAGGCATCATGCACCAGATGGCACTGCAGACCAAGCAGGCCGTGGCCGAGGCCGACGTGGTGGTGTTCATCGTGGACGGCCGTCAGGGCCTGACCCCGCATGACAAGACCATCGTCGACTTCCTGCGCAAGAGCGGCCGCCCGGTCTTGCTGGTGGTTAACAAAAGCGAAGGCATGCGCTACACGGCCGTCGTGTCCGAATTCTATGAATTGGGCATGGGCGATCCGTATGCGATCTCGTCGGCGCACGGTGACGGCGTCAACGACCTCGTCGAAGTGATGCTGGACCTGGCGTTCGCGCAGCGTCCGGATGAGCCTGAAGAGCTGGAAAAGACCGACCGCGGCATCAAGATCGCCCTTGTCGGCCGTCCGAACGTGGGCAAGTCGACCTTGATCAACACCCTGCTGGGCGAAGAGCGCGTGATCGCCTTCGACATGCCGGGCACGACGCGCGATTCGATCGAAATCCCGTTCGAGCGCGATGGCCAGCAATACACCCTGATCGACACGGCCGGTATCCGCCGCCGCGGCAAGGTGTTTGAAGCGATCGAGAAATTCTCGGTGGTGAAAACGCTGCAGTCGATTTCCGAAGCCAACGTGGTCGTGCTGATGCTCGACGCGCAGCAGGATATTTCGGAGCAGGACGCGCATATCGCCGGTTTTATCCTGGAATCGGGCCGCGCACTGGTCGTGGCCGTGAATAAATGGGATGGCTTGCAATCGCACCAGCGCGATGAAATCAAGATCGATATCGACCGCAAGCTCGATTTCCTGTCGTTCGCGCAGATGCATTTCATTTCGGCGCTGAAGGGCACCAACATCGGTCCATTGATGAAGTCGCTCAACGCCGCGTATGCGGCCGCCATGTGCGACCTGTCGACGCCGAAGCTGACGCGCGCCCTGATCGAAGCCGTGGAGAAGCAGGAACCGCGCCGCAAGGGTTCGATCCGTCCGAAGCTGCGCTATGCCCACCAGGGCGGCATGAACCCGCCTGTGATCGTTATTCACGGCAATGCGCTCGACGCCGTTGGCGATCCCTACAAGCGTTATCTGGAAAAACATTTCCGCGATACGTTTGCCCTGGTCGGCACGCCGCTGCGCATCGAATTGCGTACGGGTAAAAACCCGTTTGCACGCACGCCAAGCAAGTAA
- the bamB gene encoding outer membrane protein assembly factor BamB, with protein sequence MRVTEKLVAASLLALMAGCSSWNPFASKDPKVEPAKLVELKSSIAVRDAWKYSIGKAGVYALTPALAGSSLYVVSADGALARLDAASGRETWRIKAGSDITSGAGSDGAVVAVGAAKGAVLAFDADGKQLWKAQASSEVLTAPVVGQGVVVVRSVDNRIVGFDAKTGERKWTVQRATPALTLRNAPGMVLGGANIYVAQPGGKLLALTAATGVVRWEIVVSEPRGATELERVSDIAGTPVVFEGEVCAVTYQGKAGCFDAATGVPRWTKPISSDVGVAVDQRFVFVADDQGAVVAFSREAGQSAWKNEALARRRLSTPASYGRSVAVGDYQGYIHFLSREDGALIGRVSTDGSPIVSAPVVAGSNLIFQTQSGTVTALAVE encoded by the coding sequence ATGCGTGTCACTGAAAAGCTGGTAGCTGCAAGTCTGTTGGCCCTGATGGCCGGTTGCTCGTCCTGGAACCCGTTCGCCTCGAAAGATCCGAAAGTCGAGCCGGCCAAGCTGGTCGAGTTAAAATCGAGCATTGCCGTGCGCGACGCCTGGAAGTATTCGATCGGCAAGGCCGGCGTGTACGCGTTGACGCCTGCGCTGGCCGGCAGCAGCCTGTACGTGGTCAGCGCCGATGGCGCGCTGGCGCGCCTGGATGCGGCCAGCGGCCGTGAAACGTGGCGCATCAAGGCCGGCAGCGACATCACCTCGGGTGCCGGCAGCGATGGTGCCGTCGTCGCCGTCGGCGCCGCCAAGGGCGCCGTGCTGGCGTTTGACGCCGATGGCAAGCAGCTGTGGAAGGCGCAGGCGTCCAGCGAAGTATTGACGGCGCCCGTCGTGGGGCAGGGCGTGGTCGTGGTGCGCAGCGTGGACAACCGCATCGTCGGCTTCGACGCCAAGACGGGCGAACGCAAATGGACGGTGCAGCGCGCCACGCCGGCATTGACCTTGCGCAATGCGCCGGGCATGGTGCTGGGCGGCGCGAACATCTACGTGGCCCAGCCGGGCGGCAAGCTGCTGGCACTGACGGCAGCGACCGGTGTGGTACGCTGGGAGATCGTCGTCAGCGAACCGCGCGGCGCCACCGAACTGGAGCGCGTCTCCGACATCGCCGGCACGCCGGTGGTGTTCGAAGGCGAAGTGTGCGCCGTCACGTATCAGGGCAAGGCGGGCTGCTTCGACGCCGCCACGGGTGTGCCGCGCTGGACCAAGCCGATTTCGTCCGATGTGGGCGTCGCCGTCGACCAGCGTTTCGTGTTTGTTGCCGATGACCAGGGTGCCGTGGTGGCGTTCAGCCGCGAAGCCGGCCAGAGCGCCTGGAAGAATGAGGCGCTGGCGCGCCGCCGCCTGTCGACGCCGGCCTCCTACGGCCGCAGCGTCGCCGTCGGCGACTATCAAGGTTATATCCACTTCCTGTCACGGGAAGATGGCGCATTAATAGGTCGTGTCAGCACCGACGGTAGCCCGATTGTTTCGGCTCCCGTCGTTGCCGGTTCGAATTTGATTTTTCAAACCCAATCAGGGACAGTGACCGCTCTCGCGGTCGAGTAA
- a CDS encoding YfgM family protein: protein MAYDHEEQEQLATLKAWWQRNGNLTSWVLIVALAGYSGWAGWQYYQRTQAAQAGQLYDELQNAIAAKDTAKVMRATSDMQSRFSGTAYAQMSALAAAKVAFDANDLKTAKTQLQWVAEHGTEEYKAIAKLRLAGVLLDEKAYDEALKVLATATVAQFAGAVADRKGDILVAQNKLADARTAYLAAIAATDRNNPGRQLIQVKLEAIGGTVPEDKAKADKAAA from the coding sequence ATGGCATACGATCACGAAGAACAAGAACAACTGGCAACCCTCAAGGCCTGGTGGCAGCGCAATGGCAATCTGACCTCCTGGGTCCTGATCGTGGCGCTGGCCGGCTACAGCGGCTGGGCTGGCTGGCAGTACTACCAGCGCACGCAGGCCGCGCAAGCGGGCCAGCTGTACGACGAACTGCAGAACGCCATCGCCGCCAAGGACACGGCCAAGGTGATGCGCGCGACCAGCGACATGCAATCGCGTTTCAGCGGTACGGCATATGCACAGATGAGCGCCCTGGCCGCGGCCAAGGTGGCGTTCGACGCGAACGACCTGAAAACGGCCAAGACCCAGCTGCAATGGGTGGCCGAGCACGGTACGGAAGAGTACAAGGCCATCGCCAAGTTGCGTCTGGCCGGCGTCCTGCTGGACGAAAAAGCCTACGATGAAGCGCTGAAGGTGCTGGCGACGGCCACCGTGGCGCAATTTGCCGGTGCCGTGGCCGACCGCAAGGGCGACATCCTGGTGGCGCAAAACAAGCTGGCCGATGCCCGCACGGCCTACCTGGCCGCGATAGCCGCGACGGACAGGAACAATCCAGGCCGTCAACTGATCCAGGTCAAACTGGAAGCGATCGGCGGCACGGTACCGGAAGACAAGGCCAAGGCTGACAAGGCCGCCGCCTGA
- the hisS gene encoding histidine--tRNA ligase: MSENKKLDKITAVKGMNDILPADAPLWELFENTAQSVLQSYGFQQIRTPIVEETKLFARAIGAVTDIVEKEMYSFTDSMNGDNLTLRPEGTAGVVRAVVEHNLVYEGPKRLWYKGQMFRHERPQKGRYRQFHQFGVEAIGFTGPDIDAEIIMLSRRLWDDLGLEGIRLELNSIGDAAERLRHRADLIAYLESHSELLDEEAKRRLHSNPLRILDTKNPAMQDLVNGAPKLLDYLGEESLAHFHGVQKILNHNNIPFTINPRLVRGLDYYNRTVFEWVSDKLGAQGTVCAGGRYDGMVEMFGGKSTPAVGFGMGVERLVLLMKDAAEPEAPAQCDVYLVHQGEQAGLQAFVLAERIRDAGLDVVLHCAASNGGGSFKTQMKKADASGAAFAVILGDDEIANNVATVKAMREADAGAQQSTVPFDDVVDYVVDQIIGDHDCGHDHGPGGHVHHHH, encoded by the coding sequence ATGTCCGAAAATAAAAAGCTCGATAAAATCACCGCCGTCAAAGGCATGAACGATATCCTGCCCGCCGACGCCCCGCTGTGGGAATTGTTTGAAAATACGGCCCAGTCCGTTCTGCAAAGCTACGGTTTCCAGCAAATCCGCACGCCGATCGTGGAAGAGACGAAATTGTTCGCGCGCGCCATCGGCGCCGTGACCGATATCGTGGAAAAGGAAATGTATTCGTTCACCGATTCGATGAACGGCGATAACCTGACCTTGCGCCCGGAAGGCACGGCCGGCGTGGTGCGCGCCGTGGTCGAGCACAACCTCGTCTATGAAGGCCCGAAACGCCTGTGGTACAAGGGCCAGATGTTCCGTCACGAACGCCCGCAGAAAGGCCGCTACCGCCAGTTCCACCAGTTCGGCGTGGAAGCCATCGGTTTCACGGGCCCGGACATCGACGCCGAGATCATCATGCTGTCGCGCCGTCTGTGGGATGACCTGGGCCTGGAAGGCATCCGCCTGGAACTGAACTCGATCGGCGACGCGGCCGAGCGCCTGCGCCACCGCGCCGACCTGATCGCCTACCTGGAAAGCCACAGCGAGCTGCTCGACGAAGAAGCCAAGCGCCGCCTGCACAGCAATCCGCTGCGCATCCTCGACACCAAGAACCCTGCCATGCAGGACCTGGTCAATGGCGCGCCGAAGCTGCTCGATTACCTGGGCGAGGAATCGCTGGCCCACTTCCACGGCGTGCAGAAGATCTTGAACCACAACAATATCCCGTTCACCATCAATCCACGCCTGGTGCGCGGCCTCGATTACTACAACCGCACGGTGTTCGAGTGGGTCAGCGACAAGCTGGGCGCGCAAGGCACGGTCTGCGCCGGCGGCCGCTATGACGGCATGGTGGAAATGTTCGGCGGCAAATCGACGCCCGCCGTCGGTTTCGGCATGGGCGTCGAACGCCTGGTGCTGCTGATGAAGGATGCGGCCGAGCCGGAAGCGCCGGCCCAGTGCGACGTCTACCTGGTGCACCAGGGCGAGCAGGCCGGCTTGCAAGCGTTCGTGCTGGCCGAGCGGATTCGCGATGCGGGCCTGGACGTTGTGCTACATTGCGCAGCGAGCAACGGCGGCGGCAGCTTCAAGACGCAAATGAAAAAGGCCGATGCCAGCGGCGCGGCGTTTGCCGTGATCCTGGGCGACGATGAAATCGCCAACAACGTCGCGACGGTGAAAGCCATGCGCGAAGCCGATGCGGGCGCGCAGCAGAGCACGGTGCCGTTCGACGATGTCGTCGATTACGTGGTGGACCAGATCATCGGCGACCACGATTGCGGCCACGACCACGGTCCTGGCGGCCACGTGCATCACCACCATTAA
- the ispG gene encoding flavodoxin-dependent (E)-4-hydroxy-3-methylbut-2-enyl-diphosphate synthase: MATSKTAIGSGPSGRRDSRKVLIAHGQRQIWVGGDAPVVVQSMTNTDTADAIGTAIQIKELARAGSELVRLTVDRPEAAAAVPYIREQLDKMDIDVPLVGDFHYNGHTLLNDYPDCARALSKYRINPGNVGKGAKRDTQFAQMIEVACKYDKPVRIGVNWGSLDQALLARIMDENAGRADPWPAQAVMYEALVTSAIENAVRAEELGLGRDKIILSCKVSGVQDLIAVYRELAQRCDYPLHLGLTEAGMGSKGIVASTAALAVLLQEGIGDTIRISLTPEPGGDRTREVIVGQEILQTMGLRKFAPMVIACPGCGRTTSTTFQELADNIQTYLREQMPEWKKSYPGVEAMNVAVMGCIVNGPGESKHANIGISLPGTGESPAAPVFVDGEKVVTLRGERIVEEFQDIVLNYVKSHYGAAA; this comes from the coding sequence ATGGCTACCTCGAAAACAGCGATCGGCTCCGGCCCATCCGGCCGCCGCGACAGCCGCAAGGTGCTGATCGCGCACGGCCAGCGCCAGATCTGGGTGGGCGGCGACGCCCCCGTGGTGGTGCAGTCGATGACGAACACGGATACGGCCGATGCCATCGGCACGGCGATCCAGATCAAGGAACTGGCGCGTGCCGGTTCGGAACTGGTGCGCCTGACGGTGGACCGTCCGGAAGCGGCTGCGGCCGTGCCCTACATCCGCGAGCAGCTCGACAAGATGGACATCGACGTGCCGCTGGTGGGCGATTTTCACTACAACGGCCATACCCTGCTCAACGACTACCCCGATTGCGCGCGCGCGCTGTCGAAGTACCGCATCAATCCGGGCAACGTGGGCAAGGGCGCCAAGCGCGACACGCAATTTGCGCAAATGATCGAGGTGGCTTGCAAGTATGACAAGCCGGTGCGCATCGGCGTGAACTGGGGCAGCCTGGACCAGGCCTTGCTGGCGCGCATCATGGATGAAAATGCGGGCCGTGCCGATCCATGGCCGGCGCAAGCCGTGATGTACGAGGCGCTGGTGACGTCGGCGATTGAAAACGCCGTGCGCGCCGAAGAGCTGGGTCTGGGCCGCGACAAGATCATCCTGTCGTGCAAAGTTTCTGGTGTGCAAGATCTGATCGCCGTGTACCGCGAACTGGCGCAGCGCTGCGACTATCCGCTGCACCTGGGCCTGACGGAAGCGGGCATGGGCAGCAAGGGCATCGTCGCTTCGACGGCGGCCCTGGCCGTGCTGCTGCAAGAGGGGATCGGCGACACCATCCGCATTTCGCTCACGCCGGAACCGGGCGGCGACCGCACGCGCGAAGTGATCGTCGGCCAGGAAATTTTGCAAACCATGGGCTTGCGCAAGTTCGCGCCCATGGTGATCGCCTGTCCCGGCTGCGGGCGCACGACGTCGACCACCTTCCAGGAACTGGCCGACAACATCCAGACGTATCTGCGCGAGCAGATGCCGGAGTGGAAGAAATCGTATCCGGGCGTGGAAGCGATGAACGTGGCCGTCATGGGCTGCATCGTCAACGGTCCCGGCGAATCGAAGCATGCGAACATCGGCATCAGCCTGCCCGGCACGGGCGAGTCGCCAGCCGCCCCCGTGTTTGTCGACGGCGAAAAAGTCGTCACCCTGCGCGGCGAACGCATCGTCGAGGAATTCCAGGACATCGTCCTCAATTATGTTAAAAGCCATTACGGCGCAGCAGCGTAG
- a CDS encoding helix-turn-helix domain-containing protein: MAGAQLKAQREALGWPVEQVADQLKLAPRQVIALEEGDMAALPNVAVVRGFVRAYAKVVRLDAAPLVAMIEVHPAPAQDPAAPVRREISATFSESRFPSMTQRSSNQTPIWIAGAVAVVVAAAFGAYKLGYVPASLLSSHAEKETAHAEVGPVETTLIKPGQDLTPVQSPSVPLISVPPPPGNDTQTGAPAAAAASAPAAAVPPAAVPAPATAATAAVTPPAAAAAVGANALVLKVEQDSWVEIRRPGASPLISRMVKAGSTETFDITGPATLVVGKPGVVQATLRGAKLDLPTVAGGTISRVSIK, encoded by the coding sequence TTGGCAGGCGCACAGTTGAAGGCGCAGCGCGAAGCGCTGGGCTGGCCCGTGGAGCAGGTGGCCGACCAGCTCAAGCTGGCGCCGCGCCAGGTGATCGCGCTGGAAGAAGGCGACATGGCGGCCTTGCCGAACGTGGCCGTGGTGCGCGGTTTCGTGCGCGCCTACGCCAAGGTGGTGCGTCTCGACGCGGCGCCGCTGGTGGCCATGATCGAAGTCCATCCGGCGCCGGCGCAAGACCCGGCCGCGCCCGTGCGGCGCGAGATTTCCGCCACGTTCTCGGAATCGCGTTTCCCGTCGATGACGCAGCGCTCGTCGAACCAGACGCCAATCTGGATCGCCGGCGCCGTGGCCGTCGTCGTGGCGGCCGCCTTTGGCGCCTATAAACTCGGCTATGTGCCGGCCAGCCTGCTGTCCTCGCACGCCGAGAAGGAAACCGCGCATGCGGAAGTAGGCCCGGTGGAAACGACCCTGATCAAGCCGGGCCAGGACTTGACGCCCGTGCAGTCGCCGTCCGTGCCCCTGATTTCCGTGCCGCCGCCGCCAGGCAACGATACGCAGACGGGCGCACCTGCCGCTGCCGCCGCTTCGGCGCCGGCCGCCGCCGTGCCGCCAGCCGCCGTGCCAGCTCCGGCGACAGCGGCGACGGCTGCCGTCACGCCGCCCGCTGCTGCCGCTGCCGTGGGCGCGAATGCGCTGGTGCTGAAGGTGGAGCAGGATTCCTGGGTCGAGATCCGCCGTCCCGGCGCTTCTCCGCTGATTTCGCGCATGGTCAAGGCGGGCAGCACGGAAACGTTCGATATCACGGGACCGGCCACTTTGGTGGTGGGCAAGCCGGGTGTCGTGCAGGCAACCTTGCGCGGCGCCAAGCTGGATCTGCCGACCGTGGCCGGCGGCACGATCTCGCGTGTCAGCATCAAATAA
- the pilW gene encoding type IV pilus biogenesis/stability protein PilW: MAYQRSLAVAAVCLAVLLVGCASTADKEQAASVEQRAALRLQLASAYYMQDQFVVALAEAEQAVQLVPDNVQVRGMRALIFAAMHQPGAAEKDFLYALRLAPHNPELSNNYGQFLCQTGRAAQSLAYFDAALQDAAYGTPELALHNAAACSLVMKDYPRAADYWLKAERIAPGAAITYAGLVRVYYQQQDYRQAAHYLERLGKVATMESQTADVLWLGIKVQHKLGDAGAEAGLGAHLRNHHSGSPEYAAYQNGAFDE, from the coding sequence ATGGCTTACCAACGCTCGCTTGCTGTGGCCGCTGTTTGCCTGGCTGTGCTGCTGGTCGGCTGTGCTTCCACCGCAGACAAGGAGCAAGCTGCATCTGTCGAGCAGCGCGCCGCCTTGCGCTTGCAGCTGGCCAGCGCCTATTATATGCAGGATCAGTTTGTGGTGGCGTTGGCCGAAGCAGAGCAGGCGGTGCAGCTGGTGCCGGACAACGTCCAGGTGCGCGGCATGCGCGCCCTGATTTTTGCTGCCATGCATCAACCTGGGGCTGCTGAAAAAGATTTTCTTTACGCATTGCGCCTCGCGCCCCACAATCCCGAGTTGAGCAATAATTATGGCCAGTTTCTGTGCCAGACCGGGCGCGCGGCGCAGTCGCTGGCGTATTTCGATGCCGCATTGCAAGATGCCGCCTATGGCACGCCTGAACTGGCGCTGCATAATGCGGCGGCGTGCAGCCTGGTCATGAAAGATTACCCGCGTGCCGCTGACTACTGGCTCAAGGCGGAGCGCATCGCACCTGGCGCGGCAATCACGTATGCCGGCCTGGTGCGCGTGTATTACCAACAGCAAGACTACCGGCAAGCGGCTCATTACCTTGAGCGGCTCGGTAAAGTAGCGACAATGGAGAGCCAGACGGCCGATGTGCTGTGGCTCGGGATCAAGGTGCAGCATAAGCTCGGGGATGCGGGTGCGGAAGCTGGCCTGGGGGCGCATTTGCGCAACCACCATTCCGGCTCCCCCGAATATGCTGCTTATCAAAATGGGGCGTTTGATGAGTGA